A genomic region of Armatimonadia bacterium contains the following coding sequences:
- a CDS encoding PEP-CTERM sorting domain-containing protein produces the protein MNGLMRLLPYLVVCALPLAPSCASPTYTIADLGAVGGVHSWAEALNDYGQVVGYARNAADYDRAFLYSGGTITDLGDFGGIRASAYGINNLGQVVGTAWEADGDTLAFLYTGGPLASLGGFGGGDGYGRDINEAGLIVGYANEPDAHWRGFLYSGGTMIDIGDLGGTNSYCNAINEGGVIVGRAYDASGKTYAFVKSGGVMTNLGALGGTNSEAWDINESGLIVGAAANASNWGRPFMYTGGTMSDLGTLGGAWGAALGVNDAGWAVGWSDSDPTPTTANRATLWADGATYNVTDLLPTGSGWTLLSATDINRWGDICGYGTYGGHTRAFLATRDGVNRNIPEPGSMALMVAGLAVLALWRRCRS, from the coding sequence GTGAACGGTCTCATGCGCCTGCTTCCGTACCTCGTCGTCTGCGCGCTCCCCTTGGCACCCTCCTGCGCTTCACCGACTTACACCATTGCTGATCTTGGCGCCGTGGGCGGCGTCCATAGCTGGGCTGAGGCCCTCAATGACTACGGTCAGGTGGTGGGCTACGCCCGCAACGCCGCCGACTACGACCGTGCCTTCTTGTACTCCGGCGGCACCATCACCGATCTGGGCGACTTTGGCGGCATCAGGGCCTCGGCCTACGGCATCAACAACCTGGGGCAGGTGGTGGGCACTGCCTGGGAAGCTGATGGCGACACGCTGGCCTTCCTGTACACCGGTGGTCCGCTAGCCTCTCTCGGGGGCTTCGGCGGAGGCGATGGCTATGGACGGGACATCAACGAGGCCGGGCTGATCGTAGGATACGCGAACGAGCCGGATGCACACTGGCGCGGGTTCCTGTACTCCGGCGGCACGATGATAGACATCGGCGACCTCGGCGGCACGAACAGCTACTGCAACGCCATCAACGAAGGCGGCGTGATCGTCGGGCGTGCGTACGATGCCTCCGGCAAGACCTACGCCTTCGTGAAGTCCGGCGGCGTGATGACGAACCTGGGTGCGCTCGGAGGCACCAACAGCGAGGCCTGGGACATCAACGAGTCCGGTCTGATCGTGGGAGCAGCCGCGAACGCCAGCAACTGGGGACGCCCCTTCATGTACACCGGCGGGACCATGAGTGATCTGGGGACCCTGGGTGGAGCCTGGGGTGCGGCACTGGGGGTCAACGACGCAGGTTGGGCAGTGGGATGGTCCGATTCGGACCCGACGCCAACAACCGCGAACCGCGCGACCCTCTGGGCGGATGGTGCCACCTACAACGTCACCGACCTGCTGCCCACCGGTAGCGGGTGGACCCTCCTGTCGGCCACGGACATCAACCGTTGGGGCGACATCTGCGGCTACGGCACCTACGGCGGCCATACCCGCGCTTTCCTCGCGACACGCGATGGTGTAAACCGCAACATCCCCGAGCCCGGCTCGATGGCGCTGATGGTCGCCGGACTGGCAGTGCTGGCTCTATGGCGGCGCTGCAGGAGTTAG
- a CDS encoding PEP-CTERM sorting domain-containing protein, with amino-acid sequence MGLRIALVCVLAVALLLPTSPTFAIPMYSVIDLGTLGGSSSYAKGINDGGQVVGYSEDASGNSHAFLYSGGPLADLGTFGGNDSGAAAINAGGQVAGYSQAAGGLAHAFLYSGGPLADLGTLGGAYSYATGINDGGQVAGYSQAADGSSHAFLYSGGPLADLGTFGGSNSYATGINDGGQVAGYVWYSSGYEHAFLYSGGTVNDLGTLGGPDSSAWGISGSGQVVGFSTTSDGYDHAFLYAGGPLTDLGTLGGNVSRASGINGTGQVVGAAEDPSHALHAFLWDGGTMYDLNGLLSGSTSLTLRGATGINDRGDVCGFGLDAEGATHAFLLKRDEIPEPGSMALMVAGLAALALWRRRRS; translated from the coding sequence ATGGGTTTGCGTATTGCTCTGGTCTGCGTCTTGGCTGTCGCGTTGTTGCTCCCCACAAGCCCCACCTTCGCCATACCGATGTACAGCGTCATTGACCTGGGTACCCTTGGCGGAAGCTCCAGCTACGCCAAGGGCATCAACGACGGCGGACAGGTGGTGGGCTACTCCGAAGACGCCAGCGGCAACAGCCACGCCTTCCTGTATTCGGGCGGTCCCCTGGCCGATCTGGGCACCTTCGGTGGGAACGACAGCGGCGCCGCAGCCATCAACGCTGGCGGGCAGGTGGCGGGCTACTCGCAAGCCGCCGGCGGCCTCGCCCACGCCTTCCTGTATTCGGGCGGCCCCCTGGCCGACCTCGGCACTCTGGGCGGAGCCTACAGCTACGCCACGGGCATCAACGACGGTGGGCAGGTGGCGGGCTACTCGCAAGCCGCCGACGGCAGCAGTCACGCCTTCCTGTATTCGGGCGGTCCCCTGGCCGACCTCGGCACCTTCGGGGGAAGCAACAGCTATGCCACTGGTATCAACGACGGCGGGCAGGTGGCTGGCTACGTCTGGTACTCCAGTGGCTACGAGCATGCGTTCCTGTACTCCGGCGGCACTGTGAACGACCTTGGCACGTTGGGGGGACCCGACTCCAGTGCGTGGGGCATCAGCGGGAGCGGGCAGGTGGTGGGCTTCTCTACGACTTCCGACGGCTACGACCACGCCTTCCTCTACGCAGGCGGCCCTCTCACCGACCTCGGTACCCTGGGCGGGAACGTGAGCAGAGCCAGCGGGATCAATGGCACTGGACAGGTGGTCGGGGCCGCCGAGGACCCCAGCCACGCACTCCACGCCTTCCTGTGGGACGGGGGGACGATGTACGATCTGAACGGCCTTCTTTCAGGCAGCACCAGCCTGACGCTCAGAGGTGCCACGGGCATCAACGACCGAGGGGACGTCTGTGGGTTCGGCCTGGACGCCGAGGGGGCGACGCATGCGTTCCTGCTGAAACGGGACGAGATCCCCGAGCCCGGCTCGATGGCGCTGATGGTCGCCGGACTGGCGGCGCTGGCTCTATGGCGGCGCCGCAGGAGTTAG